One part of the Candida albicans SC5314 chromosome R, complete sequence genome encodes these proteins:
- the OPT4 gene encoding Opt4p (Oligopeptide transporter; detected at germ tube plasma membrane; transcript inducede during phagocytosis by macrophages; fungal-specific; Hap43-repressed; merged with orf19.2292 in Assembly 20; rat catheter and Spider biofilm induced), with protein sequence MNYDQMWDACTSFWRVIKDFRKSTYDGFDDPHSTMMRAYPEVPEWAYLIIVVISLVLAILCVKLYPAQTPVWGIFFALGINFVFLIPLTTIYARTGFAFGLNVLVELIVGYAIPGNGLALAFIKALGYNIDAQAQNFVNDLKQGHYAKLPPRAVYRVQLLSIFVSSFIQLGILNFQINGIKDYCKPGNTQKFTCPGGRTFFSASVLWGVIGPKKVFNGLYPVLAWCFLIGFLLAFPCIAIKKYAPRKYVKYFEPSIVIGGFLKYAPYNLSYYIPGVYVSYAFMSYIKRKYEAWWQKYTYVLSTGLNAGIAFSSIIIFFAVMYHEKDINWWGNTVMYSGVDYAMTGWLNATVDAPDGYFGPRRGNFP encoded by the coding sequence ATGAATTATGACCAAATGTGGGATGCCTGCACATCATTTTGGCGGGTAATAAAAGATTTCAGGAAGTCGACATATGATGGTTTTGATGATCCACACAGTACTATGATGAGAGCATATCCTGAAGTTCCAGAATGGGCTTATTTGATCATTGTTGTCATTTCATTAGTTTTGGCCATTTTGTGTGTTAAATTATATCCTGCCCAGACACCAGTGTGGGGTATTTTCTTTGCATTAGGTATTAACTTTGTGTTCTTAATTCCTTTAACCACTATTTATGCCAGAACTGGATTTGCATTTGGATTAAATGTTTTGGTTGAATTGATTGTGGGTTACGCTATCCCAGGTAACGGGTTAGCCTTAGCATTCATAAAGGCTTTAGGTTACAACATTGATGCACAAGCACAAAATTTCGTGAACGATTTAAAACAAGGTCATTATGCTAAACTCCCACCAAGAGCTGTTTATCGTGttcaattattatccaTTTTTGTATCATCTTTCATTCAATTGGGCATTttaaatttccaaattaaTGGCATCAAAGATTATTGCAAGCCAGGGAATACTCAAAAGTTTACATGCCCTGGCGGTAGAACATTCTTCTCAGCATCGGTATTATGGGGAGTTATTGGCCCcaaaaaagttttcaatGGATTATATCCAGTATTAGCATGGTGTTTCTTGATTGGATTTTTATTGGCTTTCCCTTGTATTGCCATTAAGAAGTATGCACCTAGGAAATATGTTAAATACTTTGAACCTtctattgttattggtgGATTCTTGAAGTATGCACCATATAATTTGTCGTACTATATTCCTGGTGTTTATGTGTCGTATGCATTTATGTCATacattaaaagaaaatacgAAGCTTGGTGGCAGAAATATACTTATGTTCTTTCAACTGGTTTGAATGCTGGTATTGCCTTTTCatcaatcattattttctttgctGTGATGTATCATGAAAAAGATATTAACTGGTGGGGTAATACTGTTATGTATTCAGGTGTTGACTATGCTATGACAGGTTGGTTGAATGCCACTGTTGATGCACCAGATGGATATTTTGGACCAAGACGTGGTAATTTCCCTTGA
- the RPC19 gene encoding DNA-directed RNA polymerase core subunit (Putative RNA polymerases I and III subunit AC19; Hap43-induced; rat catheter biofilm induced) — protein MSAEDIQMEDASNNSEQEQIQEQEYDINKIKILPGSSEDGTSASFQIIDEDHTLGNALRYIIMKNPEVEFCGYSIPHPSENKLNIRIQTYGNISAVEALHQGLDNLSELCGAIEDKFDDAIKAGGYSTKEP, from the coding sequence ATGTCAGCAGAAGATATACAAATGGAAGATGCCAGTAATAATAGtgaacaagaacaaattcaagaacaagaatatgatataaataaaatcaaaattttacCAGGAAGTTCAGAAGATGGTACTTCAGCATCATTTCAAATCATCGATGAAGATCATACATTAGGTAATGCCCTTAGATATataattatgaaaaatCCTGAAGTTGAATTTTGTGGATATTCTATACCTCATCCAagtgaaaataaattaaatattagAATTCAAACTTATGGTAATATAAGTGCGGTTGAAGCATTACATCAAGGATTAGATAATTTGAGTGAATTATGTGGAGCTATTGAAGATAAATTCGATGATGCTATTAAAGCTGGTGGTTATTCTACCAAAGAACcataa
- the DBP2 gene encoding DEAD-box ATP-dependent RNA helicase (Putative DEAD-box family ATP-dependent RNA helicase; flucytosine induced; repressed in core stress response), whose translation MSYNNGGYNNRNGGSYGGGYGGGGSRGGRDGYSGGGRGGGYGGGDRDQGGYRGGRFSGGGRGGGRFNDAPRQELTAPQWDLEQLPKFEKNFYSEHPDVAARSDRDIEQFRKENEMTVKGHDIPHPITTFDEAGFPDYVLQEVKDQGFPKPTPIQCQGWPMALSGRDMIGIAATGSGKTLSYCLPSIVHINAQPQLQYGDGPIVLVLAPTRELAVQIQTECSKFGKSSRIRNTCVYGGAPKGPQIRDLARGVEICIATPGRLIDMLEAGKTNLKRVTYLVLDEADRMLDMGFEPQIRKIVDQIRPDRQTLMWSATWPKEVQQLTRDYLNDPIQVTIGSLELAASHTITQLVEVIDEFSKRDRLVKHLESALNEKDNKILVFASTKRTCDEITTYLRSDGWPALAIHGDKEQNERDWVLDEFRKGKTSIMVATDVAARGIDVKGITHVINYDMPGNIEDYVHRIGRTGRGGASGTAISFFTEGNSKLGGDLCKIMREANQTVPPELQRFDRRSYGSHMRFGQGRGGRGGRGGRGGRGGRGGYGGGGGYRSTGGNSAPLGGNRRF comes from the exons aTGTCATACAATAACGGAGGatataataatagaaaCGGAGGTAGTTACGGTGGAGGCTACGGCGGTGGTGGTAGCAGAGGTGGAAGAGATGGCTACAGTGGTGGTGGCAGAGGCGGTGGCTacggtggtggtgatagAGATCAAGGTGGATACAGAGGTGGAAGATTCAGTGGTGGTGGCcgtggtggtggtagatTTAATGATGCTCCAAGACAAGAATTAACTGCTCCACAATGGGATTTAGAACAATTGccaaaatttgaaaaaaatttctatTCAGAACATCCAGATGTTGCTGCCAGATCTGATAGAGACATTGAACAAtttagaaaagaaaatgaaatgacAGTTAAAGGTCATGATATCCCTCATCCAATCACCACTTTTGATGAAGCTGGTTTCCCAGATTATGTTTTACAAGAAGTCAAAGATCAAGGTTTCCCTAAACCAACTCCTATTCAGTGTCAAGGTTGGCCTATGGCTTTGAGTGGTAGGGATATGATTGGTATTGCCGCCACTGGTTCCGGTAAAACTTTATCTTATTGTTTACCATCTATTGTCCATATTAATGCTCAACCACAATTACAATATGGTGATGGTCcaattgttttggttttagCACCAACAAGAGAATTGGCAGTGCAAATTCAAACTGAATGTTCCAAATTTGGTAAATCATCAAGAATTAGAAACACTTGTGTTTATGGTGGTGCACCAAAAGGTCCTCAAATTAGAGATTTAGCCAGAGGGGTTGAAATTTGTATTGCCACTCCAGGGAGATTAATTGATATGTTGGAAGCTGGTAAAactaatttgaaaagagTCACTTATTTGGTTTTAGATGAAGCTGATAGAATGTTAGATATGGGTTTTGAACCacaaattagaaaaattgttgatcaaATTAGACCTGATCGTCAAACTTTGATGTGGTCTGCTACTTGGCCAAAAGAAGTGCAACAATTGACTAGAGATTATTTGAACGATCCTATTCAAGTCACCATTGGTTCATTGGAATTGGCTGCTTCTCATACTATTACTCAATTGGTTGAAGtcattgatgaattttCCAAGAGAGATAGATTAGTAAAACATTTGGAATCCGctttaaatgaaaaagataacAAAATATTGGTTTTTGCTTCTACTAAAAGAACTTGTGATGAAATCACCACTTATTTAAGATCAGATGGTTGGCCAGCATTAGCCATTCATGGTGATAAAGAGCAAAATGAAAGAGATTGGGTTTTAGATGAATTCAGAAAGGGTAAAACTTCTATTATGGTTGCAACTGACGTTGCTGCTAGAGGTATTG aTGTCAAAGGTATTACTCACGTCATTAATTATGATATGCCAGGAAATATTGAAGATTATGTGCATAGAATTGGTAGAACTGGTAGAGGAGGTGCTAGTGGTACTgctatttcatttttcactGAAGGTAATTCCAAATTGGGAGGTGATTTATGTAAAATCATGAGAGAAGCTAATCAAACTGTTCCACCAGAATTACAAAGATTTGATAGAAGAAGTTATGGAAGTCATATGAGATTTGGTCAAGGTAGAGGTGGAAGAGGTGGTAGAGGCGGTAGAGGCGGTAGAGGTGGCAGAGGTGGTTacggtggtggtggtggctACAGATCTACTGGTGGTAATAGTGCTCCATTAGGAGGTAACCGTAGATTTTAA
- a CDS encoding uncharacterized protein (Ortholog of C. dubliniensis CD36 : Cd36_27430, C. parapsilosis CDC317 : CPAR2_802450, Candida tenuis NRRL Y-1498 : CANTEDRAFT_113969 and Debaryomyces hansenii CBS767 : DEHA2A13002g) yields MSPHDIIEDKHKSFIHASPIESTYPTPKNVPIISTAEIFKKSDPNANFITPTKPSRSAGSNEDSMRENDMEHANEHVNGNANINGHVNGNARQVSDTSDRLSLKNDRAPSTAPTTPKLNSIGQNKENLDFFHDYVKEISSLKAQNEVWKTKFDNLNECYQQELQQREKQHIEYDKLKEMYRKEIEEKNQLKKEIQLMNTRIQILEYGEENLKLLVDKYKDIATQLKENNNQSPSKMQRSPSPVDKQDSKHAEHPVSDLISFDNLEEVKTSTLPKKINHAVQTELRNFNITAPVSKPSCTCNSNKATQTLNTSSTKINKAIQTIQIQEKTPQQPSEQISKPEFASQTENKSTPEPTPIQVATTSLSLPPSQPATASTANNKPFNKETHESSPVSVFPEFSLASYNSKFHNYYKQLHLDQIDELNKRDLQYLIKTTMCQFMIDYYNIDASLIRYARFLSIVYQFLNDLHLIIYPGQILKSSDYYRGRVYRDGKIDEEMIGLKECLNGIQNKIRETLGE; encoded by the coding sequence ATGTCACCACACGATATAATTGAAGATAAAcataaatcatttattcaTGCATCACCTATTGAATCAACTTATCCAACTCCGAAAAATGTACCTATTATATCAACAGcagaaattttcaaaaaatctGATCCTAATGCAAATTTTATAACGCCAACTAAACCCAGTAGAAGTGCTGGATCAAATGAAGATTCTATGAGAGAAAATGATATGGAACATGCGAATGAACATGTGAATGGGAATGCAAATATCAATGGACATGTGAATGGAAATGCACGTCAAGTGTCTGATACTTCTGATAGATTGAGTTTAAAAAACGATCGAGCACCAAGTACTGCTCCAACAACTCctaaattgaattctaTTGGTCAAAATAAGGAGAACCTTGATTTTTTCCACGATTATGTAAAAGAAATATCATCATTGAAAGCACAAAATGAAGTTTGGAAAACTAAATTTGACAATTTGAATGAATGTTATcaacaagaattacaacaacgtgaaaaacaacatattgaatatgataaattgaaagaaatgtatagaaaagaaattgaggagaaaaatcaacttaaaaaagaaatacaatTAATGAATACAAGAATACAAATATTGGAATATGGagaagaaaatttgaaattgttagtAGATAAATATAAGGATATTGCTACACAATTAAAAgagaataataatcaatcaCCTTCAAAAATGCAACGATCACCATCACCAGTTGATAAACAAGACTCTAAACACGCAGAACATCCTGTAAgtgatttgatttcatttgataatttggaAGAAGTTAAAACAAGCACTTTGCCCAAGAAAATCAACCATGCCGTACAAACTGAACTTAGGAATTTTAATATAACTGCGCCGGTATCAAAACCAAGCTGTACGTGTAATTCTAATAAAGCAACTCAAACTTTGAATACTTCTTCAACgaaaataaataaagctatacaaacaattcaaatacAAGAAAAGAcaccacaacaaccatCTGAACAGATTTCCAAACCAGAATTTGCATCACAAAcagaaaataaatcaacacCTGAACCAACACCAATTCAAGTAGCAACaacatcattatcattaccaCCTTCACAACCAGCCACAGCTTCTACCGCTAATAATAAACcatttaataaagaaaCTCATGAATCATCACCAGTATCAGTTTTCCCCGAATTTTCATTAGCATCATATAATAGCAAATTtcataattattataaacaattacatcttgatcaaattgatgaattgaataaacgtgatttacaatatttaattaaaacaacaatgtGTCAATTCatgattgattattataatattgatgCATCATTAATTAGATATGCGAGATTTTTATCTATAGtgtatcaatttttgaatgatttacatttgattatttatcCTGGACAAATTTTAAAGAGTTCAGATTACTATCGTGGAAGAGTTTATCGTGATGgtaaaattgatgaagaaatgaTTGGATTAAAAGAATGTCTTAATGGtattcaaaacaaaattcgAGAAACTCTTGGCGAATAA
- a CDS encoding uncharacterized protein (C2H2 transcription factor; induced by Mnl1 under weak acid stress), whose protein sequence is MGKTAVSSSIQQSNHQQQQQQQQQESCAQLQQLQHQQHQQEQSNRLHQVDQPYQSIQFARLTRPPRIKSPKIKDSTLSTLTQSANDDQKFLFSNLNNNNNNNSTNTYNNPQNTTYTLTSAKETNYPHQPSFSGPSLNNNFAYLNPTNNRNSIFTNSFFQQQQQPQSQQTQVRNNNISPRDLNNKNNTMMHYQQQQHPQQPQQSQQSQQQTQQQSQQQTQQPHSLQQTFNPISATSQQYQQYQQPSQLFNPQQSVQQYLQQPIRPRGDSIVLPPPIRSSGEHLYENGTNGNQIPSTSRSNSIFSSLINLPGSSGNSISEPSVSNPGSASGKNDIAFNTTNGNKNNNNTTTNNNNNNGAPLLPPTTRSRQMSLGQSQDFTMEDLENFLNKESMSNIFNWSNDPKLSISGGVGGNISGNGIKSKGNSIDFTNWNEGNNNTGYNNSITELLQNMISNGSIDFNSFSNMSNQQRRDSILKIINDQNSLRSQRSSSDQSRNTNASLREDIFDRRNPSQSQQQPQSLEKTPQQSASSLSKQKSSPRQRKSPQQQQQQQRQQLSNLQQNQRGQVNTLGVPGDKDNVSPTSSSHTSPKFQEDPQSPKASPVAYGNIHVNEPFASGGYQQVSQMQQQQQQRQHQQQQNRQQQQQQPQQPQRLFQNYSVSPQNQYQYSAYPNYNQLGYSNVQQSLANARNNSFSNYIYPVQTQQQQQQQQQQQFYPPPSQQQQQYIPPAATTTKLPGYMPQQQQPPPPSQQQSLKSTDQKKRKPSVKRTRRTKKDQNSNSTPTTNMMTTQNLSSPESRNLVPAQQFAQSEDGRPLLGATKIDQLMLVIQARDKGITNPIEQGPDGSILASPDNFSLGRSKAELDSGILPRPVSLVGGVDKPHKRDEDEIEDSDDNGDGTNQNQHHQHQHKRRKHKNQQCPYCFKFFTQSTHLEVHIRSHIGYKPFECTYCHKKFTQGGNLRTHLRLHTGEKPFTCEICKRSFNRKGNLAAHKLTHDNLKPFECKLDNCDKSFTQLGNLKSHQNRFHLDKLNELTHRLAELSGPALNNLPNEEKELLLYFKDLYKNSNKGIRGRGKAHKEDNQGNSNGKQSGTMGQISGSSL, encoded by the coding sequence atggGGAAAACTGCTgtttcatcttcaattcaacaatctaatcatcaacaacaacaacaacaacaacaacaggaACTGTGCGCACAACTTCAACAATTgcaacaccaacaacatcaacaagaacaacTGAATCGTTTACATCAAGTAGACCAACCttatcaatcaatacaATTCGCACGGTTAACAAGACCACCAAGGATAAAATCGCctaaaattaaagataGTACTTTGTCGACTTTAACTCAAAGTGCGAATGATGACCAAAAATTTCTATTTAGcaatttaaacaataataataataacaacagtACTAATACCTATAACAACCCTCAAAACACCACTTATACTTTAACTTCCGCAAAAGAAACTAATTACCCTCATCAACCGAGTTTTAGTGGACCCagtttaaataataatttcgCGTATTTGAATCCTACAAATAATCGCAATTCTATATTTACCAATCTGTTcttccaacaacaacaacaaccacagTCACAACAGACACAAGTAAGAAATAACAATATATCACCACGggatttgaataataagAACAACACAATGATGCATtatcagcaacaacaacatccaCAACAACCGCAGCAACTGCAACAatctcaacaacaaacccAACAGcaatcacaacaacaaacacaGCAACCACATTCTTTGCAACAGACTTTCAATCCAATATCGGCAACAAgtcaacaatatcaacagTATCAACAACCTAGTCAATTATTTAATCCACAACAGTCTGTTCAACAATACTTGCAACAACCGATAAGACCTCGCGGAGATTCAATTGTGTTGCCACCACCCATTAGACTGCTGGGCGAACATTTATATGAAAATGGTACCAATGGCAACCAAATTCCTTCAACATCAAGATCAAATAGTATTTTCAGCTCATTAATTAACCTCCCTGGATCAAGTGGGAATTCAATAAGTGAACCATCGGTTTCAAATCCTGGTTCTGCATCCGGCAAAAACGATATTGCTTTCAATACAACCAATGggaataaaaataataacaacactactactaataataataataataacgGTGCACCATTATTACCACCAACTACACGTTCTCGTCAAATGTCACTTGGTCAATCACAAGATTTCACTATGGaagatttagaaaatttCTTAAATAAAGAAAGTATGagcaatatttttaattggcTGAATGATCCCAAATTGTCCATTAGTGGTGGAGTAGGAGGAAACATTAGTGGGAATGGAATAAAATCTAAAggtaattcaattgattttacaAATTGGAATGAGGGAAATAACAATACTGGctataataatagtatCACGGAATTACTTCAGAATATGATATCGAATGGATCGATTGATTTTAATTCGTTTTCTAATATGAGTAATCAACAAAGAAGAGATtctattttgaaaattataaacGATCAAAATTCATTGAGGAGTCAAAGAAGTTCATCAGATCAATCAAGAAATACTAATGCTAGTTTACGAGAAGATATATTTGACAGAAGGAATCCATCacaatcacaacaacaaccacaatcACTTGAAAAAACTCCACAACAATCTGCATCTTCATTATCGAAACAAAAACTGTCGCCAAGACAAAGAAAATCTcctcaacaacagcaacagcaacaaagacaacaattatctaatttacaacaaaatcaaagagGACAAGTAAATACGTTGGGAGTTCCTGGAGACAAAGATAATGTTTCGCCTACATCATCATCTCATACTTCACCAAAGTTTCAAGAGGATCCACAATCACCAAAGGCATCACCTGTTGCATATGGAAATATACATGTGAATGAACCATTTGCTTCTGGTGGATACCAACAAGTTTCTCAaatgcaacaacaacaacaacaacgtcaacatcaacaacagcagaATAgacagcaacaacaacaacaaccacaacagcCACAAagattatttcaaaattattcaGTGTCGCCACAAAACCAATACCAATATTCTGCTTATCCtaattataatcaattagGGTATTCCAATGTTCAACAGTCACTTGCAAATGCTCGAAATAATAGTTTTAGTAACTATATTTATCCAGTCCAGAcccaacaacagcaacagcaacagcaacaacaacaattttatccaccaccatcacaacagcaacaacaatatataCCACCAGCAGCAACTACCACCAAACTACCAGGTTATATgcctcaacaacaacaaccaccaccaccatcacaGCAACAACTGTTAAAATCTACAgatcaaaagaaaaggaaacCATCGGTTAAGCGAACAAGAAGGACGAAAAAAgatcaaaattcaaattcaactCCGACAACAAATATGATGACGACACAAAATTTGAGTTCACCAGAAAGTCGAAATTTAGTTCCTGCTCAACAATTTGCTCAATCAGAAGATGGACGTCCATTATTAGGAGCAACAAAgattgatcaattgatgTTAGTGATTCAAGCTAGAGATAAAGGAATAACCAATCCTATTGAACAAGGACCTGATGGAAGTATTTTAGCTTCACcagataatttttcattaggTAGAAGTAAAGCCGAATTAGATAGTGGTATATTGCCACGACCGGTTAGTCTTGTTGGAGGAGTTGATAAACCACATAAACgagatgaagatgaaattgaagataGTGATGATAATGGTGATGGGACTAATCAAAaccaacatcatcaacatcaacataaAAGACGGAAACATAAGAATCAACAATGTCcttattgttttaaatttttcactcaATCGACCCATTTGGAAGTTCATATAAGATCTCATATTGGATATAAACCATTTGAATGTACTTATTGTCATAAGAAATTCACTCAAGGAGGTAATTTACGTACTCATTTACGATTACATACTGGAGAGAAACCATTTACTTGTGAAATATGTAAACGATCATTCAATAGAAAAGGTAATCTTGCTGCTCATAAATTAACTcatgataatttgaaaccaTTTGAATGTAAATTAGATAATTGTGATAAATCATTTACTCAATTGGGGAATTTAAAATCTCATCAAAATCGTTTCCATTtagataaattgaatgaattaaCTCATAGATTAGCTGAATTGAGTGGACCAgctttaaataatttaccaaatgaagaaaaagaattattattatattttaaagatttatataaaaattcaaataaaggAATAAGAGGTAGAGGTAAAGCTCATAAAGAAGATAATCAAGGCAATTCAAATGGGAAACAATCAGGTACTATGGGACAAATTTCTGGTTCAAGTTTATAA